The region CCTGTAAGTTTAATAACAATAAAAGGATAGAGCGATGACACCAAATAATAAATTGAGACTGTTTATCAGTTATTCCCACCAAGATGAAGACCCCTATGTTAAAGAATTTAAACGTCATATTTCAACATTAGAAAATAATGCTCTCATTGAATATTGGTACGATCGTAAAATTATACCGGGCGAAGATTACCAAAATAAAATTAACAATAATTTAGAAGACGCCGATATTATCTGTTTATTTATTTCCGCAAACTTCCTCTCTTCAAAAGCGTGCATGGAAGAAAAAAATAAAGCACTAGAGTTAAAAAGAAAAAAATGTGTTGCTGTCATTCCAATTATTCTTTCACCCTGTGCATGGCAAGATTGTAACGATATTTCTAATCTTTTGGCATTACCCCGTGATGGAATACCAATTTCCACTTTTCAAAGCCGAGACGTTGGTTGGTTGGATGTGTACGAAGGAATTAAAAAGGTAGTGGAACAGGAATTAAAATTTAGGCAATTAGAAATAACCGACGATTTTAAGGACTTTCTACAGGAAACCCAAATGTTAACAAAAGCCCATTCTAAAAAAGAAACGTTGTTATTAGAAGATATATTTATATATCCTGAGCTCGATAAATTCAGTGAGTTAAGAAAGTTTGTGAAAACCATTGGTTTGGATGAATTACTACAAAGTATTACTGATCATCCAAAACTTGTTATAGCGGGTGAAAATTTATCTGGTAAAACTACAATCTGTAAAATATTATTCAAAGAATTAAGAAAAAGGAATTTTGTACCTGTTTATATTTATGATAAAAATAAATTTGCTGGTAAAATAGAAAGTAAAATTACAGACGCACTAAAAACCCAATATAAAAATTTCGATGAAATTTTATTACAAGAAAAAGAAAGGATAGTTCCCATTGTTGATGATTTCCACACTGCCAAGAATAAAGAGAAACACATAAAACATTTACTCTCATATCGCTATTGCATATTAATAGTAGATGATATTTTTCGCTTAAACATAAAAGATGATGCACTTGTAAGTCAATTTATCTATTTAACGATAAGGGAGTTAAAGCCCTCACTAAGATACGAACTCGTGAAAAAGTGGTGTTCCTTATCTAATAAAGAAGAACCAGATATTGATTACCAATCTATTGACCACAGAGTTGATTTAATCAATCAGCTCTTAGGGAAAAATATTAGCAAGAGTATTTTCCCTTCATATCCTTTCTTCATTCTTTCTGCTATTTTAACTTATGAAACATTTGCAATTCCCCTTAACGAAGAACTCACATCTCAAGGATATTGTTATCAAGCTTTGATATATTTTTATTTAAGAAAACAAGGCGTAATAAACGAAGACATCGATATATATATAAATTTTCTTACTGAACTAGCTTATTATTTTTACCATGCAAGGAAAGTCGAAATATCAGATACAGATTTTAACTCATTCATAACCTACTATTCAAAGAAATATAGTATTCCAATAACGCCAAGGACATTAATTAAAAATTTAAACCAAATAATTTCTATTGACAGTTTCCACAGGTATTCATTTCGTTACCCCTATCTATATTACTTTTTTGTTGCTAAATATCTGGTTGAACACATTGAAGATAAAGAGATAAAGAATGAAATAGAGAAGATAGCTAACAATCTTCATATAGATGAATACGCTTATATTATGATTTTTATGGCACACCATTCAAGAAGTGTTAGCATATTGGATGAAATTGAACTCAATGCGTTATTTCTATTTGATAAATATTCACCGGCTAAATTAACAAAAGAAGAAGTTCAGTTTTTTGATGAAGAGGTAAATAAAATTATACAGATATCCTTACCGCCTGCAACAACACCACCCGAAAAGGTACGAGAGGAAATATTAGCAATTCAAGATAAAATTGACCAATTAGAACCGACACAAAATGATTCCGATATAAACGAAAGCGAAGAATACGACCCATTTGAAAAAGATTTAAGAAGAGCGATTAGGTCTGTAGAGGTTATTGGTTGCGTCATAAAAAATAGAGCGGGTTCTATAGAAAAAAAGAAACTCGAAGAGATGTTTACCGAAGCTATGAATGTCCATCTGAGATTTTTATCTCTCTTTTTTGATATTATAAGAAATAAAGAAATGCAAAAATCTATTATTAGGTTTTTGTTAGGAATATTGACAAAAATTATTGAGGAAAAAGAAGCAGAACAGAAAAGAATAAGCATGGAAAAGATAGAAGAATATGCAAGAACACTATTTTGGAATATAAACTTCTTCGTAGTAGTCGCATATATTCATAAAATAATACGGTCTTTGGGTTCTGATAAATTAATCGAAATTATCAATAAAGTTTGTAACGAAACCGCCACGCCTGCGACATTTTTAGTAAAACATGGGGTTTTAATGTGGTATTGTAAGAATCTGCAAATTGACGAAATTGCGAAAAAGATTAAGGAAAAGGACTTTTCAATAATCGCAGAAAAAACATTAAAATTATTGGTTGTTAATCATTGTGCTTTACATGAAATAAATTATAGGGATAGACAACGGATAGAAGCTTTATTAAACATACCCATTAAAAGATGCTTACCGAAAAATGCCGATAATGCAAATGTAATAAGTCGTGAGGACCAATAAAGGTTTTGGATCGCGTACTTATCCACCTTTACCTAAACACCACTCATCTAAATTTTGCATTGACGAAGGCCCCGTTATGACCAAAAATTCCCCTAATCTGCAGGCGACATAAAAATAACGGCGCACAATAAAACTAATTTCAGAATCTATCGCCTCAATTATCAGTAAAGAATTTTTTACGGGTTCAGTTTTACTATTGCGGCGTTGAGGACGCTCACAATCAACTTTACAATGTCCGCGGCTTTCGTACCAACGCCCGCTTTTTATTAACTAAACTAATTGTAATCGGGTTCGCTTACCTGTCTATCCACGTCTTACAATTCCCCTCATGTAAAAGAAATATAACACAACCAATTATTACAAGACCTCACTCCGACGATTTTCACATTGTCTCGAGTCCCCTTAGTATTTTTTTAAGTTCTTCTCTTGAAACATTGAATTTACGTTCAAACTCTTCCATCACTTCTTCCCCATACCCACTGCCCTGAGTATTACATTTTGGTATGTCACCATATATTTCTTTGAATAAATACAAAAAGGCTCTTTCGGCATCGTCCGGCGAACCACTTTCTTCAATCGCTGTAAAATAAAATGAGCAACTATTACAAACTTGCTTAATCTTTTTTTTCGATGATACCAACTACTAATCCCCCATAAGCGAATCCCGATGTCAACATTTCCCATGCATTACTTGTCGTTTTGCCGATATATATAACTCGTGACTTTTCATGTTTATATTCAACTTGCGTATCGCTTAAGACGAAGTAAACATAACTACTTTTCTCAAGCGCGGAGATGGTTTTTTCATCGTACTCAAAATCGAATTTAATCTCACCGAATTTCAAAACTTTCAACATTTAACCTCCTCTGAAAGTTTGGTGCTTAACCATCTTATTCATCTTACAACCTGTTTTATTCATTTGAATTCCAAACAAAGTTCTGGATAAAGGCGTAGGTAAGGTTGTTTTTAATTAGTTGATTGCTCAGATTATAAGAATGAAACAGGTTCAGATGCCTGTCTTTGGTCATATCCAACTATTTTATAAAGCTAATGTCAACTAATATTCTGCAGTCTTTTAAGCTTACGGACAAATGAATCAAGTTTTGGGAAAACAACTTTATCACCTCGCCATCTAAATAAAAGTAGTTCAATCCCTAATTTATTTAATTTTGCTTCAAGAGTTTTGTTCACTTTCTTTGGAATCGTAAGAATCAATTTTGGACGTGTTGATATCCCAACGCCATTTAGTAGCAATTGTCCTACTCCACAATATATACTTGTTGATGAAATATCAGTCTTAATCTCGAAGAGGGATACCTTTTCACCCTTTGCGTTTACTACAAAAAGATCACATTGTTTATTATTTCCAACCTTGAAACCCCGACGCTCTAAATCGGAATCTAACGCGTTCACTATCGATCCATGGTCACATTTTGCTACTATTTTATCCTTTTCGCTTATATATACTTTCTCGCCCTCAAACTCTTCCCTGAATTCTATTGCTCTTTGTTGTTCTCGCGCTGGCGCATAAATGAGGTCTTTGATTCTTTTAACTTCAAATACAAACTGACTTACCTGCCTAACAAAGCGCGGAGAATCCATTGCACCGACAAGCGCTACCTTAGTTTCAACCCCATTCTCATCAATAGCTATCCATTCTCCTCTATAATTATCTTCAAACAGGGACTTCCCAATACCTTTTCTGCCTCCGCCAATTTTCCCCCGATGAACGACAATAAGACTCCCTGAACTATCTGTTACAAACGCACCTCCAATACTTCTGTCAATACCTCTCGAAGGGAAATTGATTTCGCAAATAATTGAAACATTGGCGCCTTTACTCGGTTCTCCAATCCCAAATGCATTCCAATATCGGTTTTCCGCTTTTTCCTTGGATAGTAGCATCCAAATACCCAGCTTGCTTGACCAAGAAACCTCCTTTTTCTGACTATCTCCACGATGACCAACATTTACCGAGATTTTTTTGTCGATAAAAGGTTCAAATTTTTTTATAAATTTATGCTGGGCATCCTCAATCCTTTTTTCATCATCAACGATTTTAAACATTTAACCTCCATCTGTCCAAACAAAACTTGATGATGTCTTCCGTTATTTGGTCTATTTTGTTTCTATCAAACCTTCTATTACTTATATCGCATCCCATATCCCTAGTTCTTGGAATGTTAGATCTCTGATAATATCGTGCCTTTTGTTCGGGTAGGTTGTCTTGGCATAGCGCATTTAAGTTACTTTCCAGCAAGCAGAGATTACCTAATCTATGTATATTTTCGAGATATTCGCCCTCATTATTAAATTCATAAGCCGGAAAAGCGAATCTAGGATTTTGTGCAAAGATATGCTCTATTTGGCAGTCTTTATAAAGTGAACTATCGCAATCATTAAACGATGAATTTCTATGCTTCTCGTACTCCCATAAAATAAATTTAGTCGCTGGATTGTTATAAATCGGTTGATTAAGCGTATGCTGAAATAATGTATCCGGCATAAACTCTTTTATAAAAGCTCGAATACCTTCCTCGATTAACTGAATGTTTGGTTGGCTCTTTATTTTGGCGATGACATTTATATATAAACCTGCTCTAGGTTCAGTTCCTCTTATCTTATAAACTCTTAAATCCAAAGTCTCTATTAGTTCGAGGGTTGAGTCGCTAAGCTTACCCTCTGTTTCTAATGAAATGATTAATGGATATACTCTTGTATTCAACCCTAAAAAACTGAATAACTTTTTGTATCTACAATCTGTGTTTACCCTTTCTATTACATTTTTAAAAGCGCAAGCAAATTTTTCTAACCCATCTAAGAACTCCTCTATAAATTTCCCTAGGTCAGCAGGGGTGTTTTTAAGTTGGTTACAGGATCCTTTTAAAAATATTTCAAAGACGTTATCCGCAGTAGCATCATAGTCGTAAGCACCATTTAACTTATACCGCTGAATAGCGTAAAAGGCAAAATAATGATAAAAAAATCTTAACAATTCATCCTCTGTAAACCTATCGCGACTTAAATAAGTTATACTCTCTTGTTCTCCAATTTCTTTGATTCTGTCATAGTAAGTGAAGATATTACCAAATGTGCTTTTTATTTTCTCATTTAACCCATTTTTCAAGTGTTTCATTGAGATAAACATCAAATAACTTTTGGTTTTATCCAGTAGGGTTAAGGGTTTTCCTCTATCGTTAAGACTTTCAAAAGCTTTTACTGCTAAGAACGAGTCCTGAACTATAAATTCCAGGCAAAAAGTGTTATTCTGTATATATTTAGATAACTCGGAAAGCTCATTATTTTGAACAAAGCTACGGATTTGATTTTCAAAATAATTAAGGCAATCTCTCAAACGCCTATTGGTTTTTATATCAGGGTTGGGGTCTCTGCCATCTACCAGATCTTTTAAAAATTGATTATTAAGTCCTCCAAGCTCGACTCGATAAATATCACCACATTTAATAAAGTTATCTCTCAAGGCGGGTTTACCAGCCCTAGAAAGTGCAAGCAAAAATAAATATATTGTAGTTATTCGTTGTTGACCATCGACGACTTCATATAAGTTATATGGTATGTCCTTCTCGGTGCAATAACGACTTTCCTCGGTAGCTTTTAAAGTAATCGTGCCCCAGTAATGTGCCGTCTTAGTTAACAAGCCTTCTCTTATGTCATTCCAGAAATCTTCCCAATTTTTGTCAGTCCATGCGTAATTCCTTTGATAGTCAGGTATTTTAAATACTTTATTAGTAAATAACTCTGATATATTCTTTAGAAGGTGATTTCCCATATTTTTCCTCCTTTAACTTGTATATAATATGTATTGTATTGATTATAAAAATAAAACAGGTTCAGATGCCTGTCTCTGGTCATTGTTAGTTTATTACATATATAATTTTAAGTTTTCTGTCAAGTAAATTATTAAATAAATAAGAAACATATTATTACCTTTATGCTTGCACCATAAGCCCGTTACACAGGAGGAGATAATAAAAGACTTGTCAACTGGTCTAAACTTGTTCGTTCTGTTCGCTTCAGTCAGTAAAGAATTTTTACGGATTCAGTTTTACTATTGCGGCGTTGAGGATGGTGGCAAATGTTACCCAGCCGATATAGGGCAAGAGTAAGACGCCGGCAGGAACAGAGACCCGGAAGAAGAGGATGATGGTGACGAGAATCGCCAGCCAGAGGATAGTAATTTCCATAAGTCCGGCAAGGGGCGAGCGCAAACCAAAGAAGAGAAAGGACCAGAGGACATTGAGCGCCAGTTGAATAAGGAAAACAAAGAGCGCCAGTTTTACGCCCGGGGCATTAAACCCTTTGCGCCAGACCAAAAACAGGGCGATACCCATCAGGATAAAAAGTAATGTCCATGCCGGTCCGAAGAGCCATCTTGGCGGATTGAAGACCGGTTTGTTTAAACTTTGATACCAGTTGGGGATTTTCGGCGCCGTGGCAACATTGCCGAGCGCACCCGCTGCCAATGGTAGGGCGATGCTCACAATTAACTTTACAATATCCGCACCTTTCATATCAACCTCACTTTCTTATTGCCTGATTGTACCCGACTTTCCCCGCCGGTCAAATGTTATTGGTCACTGTTCTATTAACCTTGCCGCAAGGTTGTGAAACGCCCTGGCAACTGCGCCATCGGGCGCCGATATCACGACCGCTCTGCCATCATCACCGGCTATCGCTACCGCGGGCTCAAAGGGTATCCGGGCAAGAATTGGCACCCCCATCTCCTGTGCCATTCTTTCTGCACTACCGCTGGGGAAAAGTTCCGTCTCTTTGCCGCAGTGCGGACAGATAAAGGTGCTCATATTTTCCACAACTCCTACAACCTGCAGCCCAACCAAACGGGCAAACTCTATTGCCCGGCGCGCATCCATCGCCGAAACCGCTTGCGGCGTGGTCACAATCAGCGCCTTTGCCCCAGGAATCATCTGCGCAACACTCAACGGCTCATCACCGGTTCCGGGCGGTGCATCAATCACCAGCCAGTCCAGCTCACCCCAGTCAACATCGGCAAGGAATTGAGTGATTGCCCGCATCTTCAGTGGACCACGCCAGACAACCGGCGCCCCATCATCGGGCAAAAAGAACGCCATTGAGATGACCTTCAAACCGGTGTCGGTGACTACCGGCTTTATTTTATTCTGCGCTGTTGTACTGATAATCGGTTGCTCAACACCAACCATCCGGGGCACATTGGGACCATGGATGTCAACATCAAGGATTCCGACCCGCAGGTTTTTCTGCGCCAGCGCCAGCGCCAGGTTAACCGCAACCGTAGTCTTGCCCACGCCACCTTTACCGCTGAACACCATCAAGCGGTTGTGGATTTGAGTCAGATTCTCTTTAATCCTCTGTTCAATCGCTTCCTGCGTTGTCTGTTCTGCCATACTACTCCTGATGTCCTGGACAAGCACCAGCAACTTCGCTCAGTTTGCCGGCAAGATAGTCCTGAACCGCACCTTCAACATCGGTCTCCCGCGTGACGAACAGCGGTTTGATACCCGCGGCAACAAGGTCCGCAATTGCTCGTTGTCCCATTCCCCGACAGATAACCGCATCACAATCTTTTAGCGCCTCAACAATTGCGCTGTGGCTATGATGCTTCTCTTTGCCACATTCACCCCGGCTGTGTCCGGTGAATTCGTTCGCCCGCACCGCACAGCGCCGATAACCCGAATCTTCAATCTCGCAGATGACAAACATCCGGCTCCTGCCAAAATGCTGGGCGATGTTCTTGCCATCGTCCGTTGCGACCGTAATCCGTTTCATTTTGACTCCTTTCCTTCCTCTGAACCTTGAGAACTTACTTGCCTTGACCATCGGCACCTGCCCCAGCCCATTCTGCCCAAACCGCCGCCACCCCTTTCTTCAGGTGAACGATGCAGATTACGGCTGGAACACGCAGGACAACAACCCGGTCTTGGCGCCCCGTATGGCACCTGCCAGCTGTGTCCACAATCATAACAGACAAAGGTTCTTTTGGGAACAACCATCATATTTCCTCCCTCGGTTTTAATTTCTAAAGCCTTGCCCTCAACCAATGCCGCCGCAACTTTACGGTGCGCCTGCTCAAGGATGCGGCCAAATGTCGCGCGCGACACGCCCATCTTTGCTGCCGCCTCCTCCTGATGAAAACCGAGCAGGTCCGCATAGCGCAGCGCCTCCATTTCATCCAGTTCCAAAATTACCTTCTCTTTGACCGCCTTACCGGCCGGCTGAAAAAACCGGCACTCCGGCAACCAGCCAATTCGTCGACAACACTTTGGCCTTGGCATACGCTAAATTATAAGCATATGCTCATAACCGGTCAAGAAAAAGGCGATGATTGGAGGGATTTATGATGATGCCAATTTGAATATTTCTCCTGTTTTTCTTGATGACCCTAACAAAGAAGCATTTGCTTTAAGTGTTAGTGCTAATAAAGCCAAAGATAGAAGCCCAAGGCAGCGCTACACAAGGTCTAAGTCACCGTCGTTGTCCACATCAACAAGTGCCACAAAGCCGCACCAGCCGAAGTGCCGGTCAAGCGGGAAAATCACCGAACCCTGGCCTCGGCATATGATTACTCATAACTGGTCAACGATGAGATATTCGAATTGACAGATTGTAAGCAGGTTGGGCAAAATCTGCCACCTTAATGGCAAACCGCCAGTTTTGTTTGTAAGACCTCGACGCCGACGTTGAGGACTAAAAAGTAGATTCCGTTGTTTACCGGACGACCGTTGGGCAAATTTCCCTGCCAGGTAAACTCGTATTGACCCGCACCAAGATGTTGCGCACAGAGGTCACGCACTTTTCTGCCCGAGGCATCGTAGATGGCGAGATTGACATAAGACGGTTCCTGAAGAACAAAACTGATGCGGGTTTGGCGATTGATGATGCTGGGAAGAATCTCCAGATGGGCAACTCTTTTTTGGGTGATTTTTGGCTCGGCAGTTCCCACCAATCCCAGTGAGCCAACAAAGACACCGTTACCACTTGTGCCAAGATATAAAAGTTGCGGATTGTGCGGGTCAAAGGTCAGATAATAAGCCCGAAGATTTCCAATCCCTTCATTAACTTCAAACCAGGTTTCACCCTGGTCAGTTGAAAGATAAACGCCCCAGCCGGTACAGGAGTCGTGTTCCGCCCAGTCAAGTGTGCCCAATGCCACAAGGTTCGTGTCAAACGGACTGAAGGCAATGGTGCGCACACAGGGGCGATAGCCGTCAATCCGGAATCGGGGTAATGTGTCCCAGGTCATTCCACCATCAAACGAGCGGTAAACACCCCCGAATCTCCAAGCCCGCGCCATCAAAAAAACCGCACCGTTAAGCGGTGAAACCGCCACACCCCAGGTTTCCAGACGCCGGGGCAGCGGAAGTTCAAACCAGGAGTCGCCACCATTGGTGGTCTTATAAAGTTTTTCTCGTTTCGGCAGGCAGAGATAAAGGGTGTTCGGTTCGTTAACCGCCATCGCCAGCATCTGGGGATGGCTGTGGATAAAGGAGTCGCTGCCAATGGTGATGTTCAACCCGTTGTCCTTGCGCTGCCAGTTCGCGCCACCGTCGGTTGACTTGTATACACCGTATCTTGCCAGCCAGACATAAAGCACGGTCGAATCTTCCCGGCTGTTTGGGTCAATAAGAACGGTGCTTTTGTAAGCGGTGTCAGGTAGCCCGGGAAGCATCGTCCAGTTTTCACCGCCATCGGTTGAGCGCCAGAGTTTGCCGTAGACATAGGTCCAGGGACCGGTACCGGCATAAAGGATGTTGTGATTGGCAGGATGAATGGCAAGGCTATAGGTCGTGTTGCCATAGGGGTACAACTGCTGAAACATATACCGGAACGATGCACCGCGGTCGGTTGACTTCAAAAGCCCAACATCGTGCAGGGCGATGTAGATGATATTGGAATCAACCGGGTCAGGAATTATCTGTTTGATACAGGTGACCTCAAGACCGGTGCTGCGCCAGTTGCCATTGCCCAGGGACTCACAGTAGCAGTAAAGCCAGTTCTCACCCGCATCGGTTGATTTCATTACCGCATGGGAATTGCAATAGAAAATTACCGCTGTGTCTCTTGTGTCCAGCGCCAGCCCATCAGGCGCATATCCCCAGAAGTAAATCCAGCCTTTTTGGACATTGTTATTGTTTGTTACCCGAAACCAGTTTTGCCCGCGATTGGTACTTTTGTAAACACCGCCACGCCCGCCATAGCCGTAGAGGGCACCAGCATAAAGTACCGCCGGGTTTTTGGGGTTCACAATAATCCGCCGGAAGTTAATTCGCCAGGCGCCGGTGGTGCAGGGTTGCCACATCTCGCCATAATTGGT is a window of candidate division WOR-3 bacterium DNA encoding:
- a CDS encoding Mrp/NBP35 family ATP-binding protein — encoded protein: MAEQTTQEAIEQRIKENLTQIHNRLMVFSGKGGVGKTTVAVNLALALAQKNLRVGILDVDIHGPNVPRMVGVEQPIISTTAQNKIKPVVTDTGLKVISMAFFLPDDGAPVVWRGPLKMRAITQFLADVDWGELDWLVIDAPPGTGDEPLSVAQMIPGAKALIVTTPQAVSAMDARRAIEFARLVGLQVVGVVENMSTFICPHCGKETELFPSGSAERMAQEMGVPILARIPFEPAVAIAGDDGRAVVISAPDGAVARAFHNLAARLIEQ
- a CDS encoding DUF134 domain-containing protein, coding for MPRPKCCRRIGWLPECRFFQPAGKAVKEKVILELDEMEALRYADLLGFHQEEAAAKMGVSRATFGRILEQAHRKVAAALVEGKALEIKTEGGNMMVVPKRTFVCYDCGHSWQVPYGAPRPGCCPACSSRNLHRSPEERGGGGLGRMGWGRCRWSRQVSSQGSEEGKESK
- a CDS encoding DUF262 domain-containing HNH endonuclease family protein — encoded protein: MGNHLLKNISELFTNKVFKIPDYQRNYAWTDKNWEDFWNDIREGLLTKTAHYWGTITLKATEESRYCTEKDIPYNLYEVVDGQQRITTIYLFLLALSRAGKPALRDNFIKCGDIYRVELGGLNNQFLKDLVDGRDPNPDIKTNRRLRDCLNYFENQIRSFVQNNELSELSKYIQNNTFCLEFIVQDSFLAVKAFESLNDRGKPLTLLDKTKSYLMFISMKHLKNGLNEKIKSTFGNIFTYYDRIKEIGEQESITYLSRDRFTEDELLRFFYHYFAFYAIQRYKLNGAYDYDATADNVFEIFLKGSCNQLKNTPADLGKFIEEFLDGLEKFACAFKNVIERVNTDCRYKKLFSFLGLNTRVYPLIISLETEGKLSDSTLELIETLDLRVYKIRGTEPRAGLYINVIAKIKSQPNIQLIEEGIRAFIKEFMPDTLFQHTLNQPIYNNPATKFILWEYEKHRNSSFNDCDSSLYKDCQIEHIFAQNPRFAFPAYEFNNEGEYLENIHRLGNLCLLESNLNALCQDNLPEQKARYYQRSNIPRTRDMGCDISNRRFDRNKIDQITEDIIKFCLDRWRLNV
- a CDS encoding toll/interleukin-1 receptor domain-containing protein encodes the protein MTPNNKLRLFISYSHQDEDPYVKEFKRHISTLENNALIEYWYDRKIIPGEDYQNKINNNLEDADIICLFISANFLSSKACMEEKNKALELKRKKCVAVIPIILSPCAWQDCNDISNLLALPRDGIPISTFQSRDVGWLDVYEGIKKVVEQELKFRQLEITDDFKDFLQETQMLTKAHSKKETLLLEDIFIYPELDKFSELRKFVKTIGLDELLQSITDHPKLVIAGENLSGKTTICKILFKELRKRNFVPVYIYDKNKFAGKIESKITDALKTQYKNFDEILLQEKERIVPIVDDFHTAKNKEKHIKHLLSYRYCILIVDDIFRLNIKDDALVSQFIYLTIRELKPSLRYELVKKWCSLSNKEEPDIDYQSIDHRVDLINQLLGKNISKSIFPSYPFFILSAILTYETFAIPLNEELTSQGYCYQALIYFYLRKQGVINEDIDIYINFLTELAYYFYHARKVEISDTDFNSFITYYSKKYSIPITPRTLIKNLNQIISIDSFHRYSFRYPYLYYFFVAKYLVEHIEDKEIKNEIEKIANNLHIDEYAYIMIFMAHHSRSVSILDEIELNALFLFDKYSPAKLTKEEVQFFDEEVNKIIQISLPPATTPPEKVREEILAIQDKIDQLEPTQNDSDINESEEYDPFEKDLRRAIRSVEVIGCVIKNRAGSIEKKKLEEMFTEAMNVHLRFLSLFFDIIRNKEMQKSIIRFLLGILTKIIEEKEAEQKRISMEKIEEYARTLFWNINFFVVVAYIHKIIRSLGSDKLIEIINKVCNETATPATFLVKHGVLMWYCKNLQIDEIAKKIKEKDFSIIAEKTLKLLVVNHCALHEINYRDRQRIEALLNIPIKRCLPKNADNANVISREDQ
- a CDS encoding NifB/NifX family molybdenum-iron cluster-binding protein — encoded protein: MKRITVATDDGKNIAQHFGRSRMFVICEIEDSGYRRCAVRANEFTGHSRGECGKEKHHSHSAIVEALKDCDAVICRGMGQRAIADLVAAGIKPLFVTRETDVEGAVQDYLAGKLSEVAGACPGHQE
- a CDS encoding tryptophan-rich sensory protein; amino-acid sequence: MKGADIVKLIVSIALPLAAGALGNVATAPKIPNWYQSLNKPVFNPPRWLFGPAWTLLFILMGIALFLVWRKGFNAPGVKLALFVFLIQLALNVLWSFLFFGLRSPLAGLMEITILWLAILVTIILFFRVSVPAGVLLLPYIGWVTFATILNAAIVKLNP